A section of the Pimelobacter simplex genome encodes:
- the nadC gene encoding carboxylating nicotinate-nucleotide diphosphorylase has product MIARTPFADLPGVLVDEIAAAGLDPRAVYDHIALAFEEDLPGGVDDVTSDAMPDMGTAVADFAAREPGVVAGLAIAELAFAYALGDTVTITGRVPDGTRVAPGDVVLTVSGPVRGVLTAERTALNFASHLSGVATATSRWVDALEGTRARVLDTRKTLPGWRALQKYAVRCGGGVNHRFSLVDRAMVKDNHAVAAGGVVAAYEAVLAKHPGLRVEVEVMNLDELRAVLAAGCTEVLLDNMSTADMTEAVRINEAAGRPATLEASGGLTLGRAREVAETGVDFISVGALTHSVVVFDLGLDFRTA; this is encoded by the coding sequence GTGATCGCGCGCACGCCCTTCGCCGACCTGCCCGGCGTACTCGTCGACGAGATCGCGGCTGCGGGCCTCGACCCCCGGGCGGTCTACGACCACATCGCGCTCGCCTTCGAGGAGGACCTCCCCGGCGGCGTCGACGACGTCACCAGCGACGCGATGCCCGACATGGGGACGGCGGTCGCCGACTTCGCCGCCCGTGAGCCCGGCGTCGTCGCGGGCCTGGCGATCGCCGAGCTCGCCTTCGCCTACGCGCTCGGCGACACCGTCACGATCACCGGACGCGTGCCCGACGGCACCCGGGTGGCGCCCGGCGACGTCGTGCTCACCGTGTCCGGTCCGGTCCGCGGCGTGCTGACCGCCGAGCGGACCGCGCTCAACTTCGCCTCGCACCTCTCCGGCGTCGCCACCGCGACCTCGCGCTGGGTCGACGCCCTGGAGGGCACCCGTGCCCGGGTGCTCGACACCCGCAAGACCCTGCCCGGCTGGCGCGCGCTCCAGAAGTACGCCGTGCGCTGCGGCGGCGGCGTCAACCACCGGTTCAGCCTCGTCGACCGGGCGATGGTCAAGGACAACCACGCCGTCGCCGCGGGTGGCGTCGTCGCGGCCTACGAGGCCGTCCTCGCGAAGCACCCCGGCTTGCGCGTCGAGGTCGAGGTGATGAACCTCGACGAGCTGCGCGCCGTCCTCGCCGCCGGCTGCACCGAGGTGCTGCTCGACAACATGAGCACCGCCGACATGACCGAGGCGGTCCGGATCAACGAGGCCGCGGGCCGGCCCGCGACCCTGGAGGCCTCGGGCGGCCTCACCCTCGGCCGGGCCCGCGAGGTCGCCGAGACCGGCGTCGACTTCATCTCCGTCGGCGCCCTGACCCACTCGGTCGTCGTCTTCGACCTGGGCCTGGACTTCCGGACGGCGTGA